Proteins found in one Magnolia sinica isolate HGM2019 chromosome 5, MsV1, whole genome shotgun sequence genomic segment:
- the LOC131247393 gene encoding probable LRR receptor-like serine/threonine-protein kinase At1g53440 isoform X1, translating to MTLKSLVIEVNEVEGPLPPELGNLRSLERLHMQGTSMTGPIPSNISFLVNLTELRISDLNGSSMPFPALGDMTKMQKLVLRNCLISDKIPQYIGTMTNLKSL from the exons ATGACACTCAAGTCACT AGTCATTGAAGTTAACGAGGTCGAAGGACCTCTTCCTCCAGAGCTTGGTAATTTGCGCAGCTTGGAGAGATT GCATATGCAAGGCACATCTATGACGGGACCTATTCCTTCTAACATCTCTTTCTTGGTGAATCTAACTGAACT GAGGATATCGGATTTGAATGGATCGAGCATGCCTTTCCCTGCATTGGGGGATATGACCAAAATGCAGAAATT GGTACTAAGAAATTGCTTGATTTCTGACAAAATCCCACAATATATTGGGACAATGACAAATCTGAAATCCTT ATAA
- the LOC131247393 gene encoding probable LRR receptor-like serine/threonine-protein kinase At1g53440 isoform X2 produces the protein MTLKSLVIEVNEVEGPLPPELGNLRSLERLHMQGTSMTGPIPSNISFLVNLTELRISDLNGSSMPFPALGDMTKMQKL, from the exons ATGACACTCAAGTCACT AGTCATTGAAGTTAACGAGGTCGAAGGACCTCTTCCTCCAGAGCTTGGTAATTTGCGCAGCTTGGAGAGATT GCATATGCAAGGCACATCTATGACGGGACCTATTCCTTCTAACATCTCTTTCTTGGTGAATCTAACTGAACT GAGGATATCGGATTTGAATGGATCGAGCATGCCTTTCCCTGCATTGGGGGATATGACCAAAATGCAGAAATT ATAA